The Haloarcula sp. CBA1127 genomic interval CAGGCGACCACCGACTGTCGCGGGCTGGTCTCGGGGCTGTGTCGCTACTCGGTGTCGGTGCTGTCCGCTGCAGATGTGACCGCAAACAGCCGCTGGCTCACCCTTCACTGCGGGGTGACGCGTGTGCCCTTCCATGGCTGACCTGCCGGGCGGAACACGGGAACTGTTCCGACCTGGCGTGGTAACGGGAGACAGTGCGGAACTGTTTCCGATACTATTTACCGTACGAGTTCTGTTCATATAAGAACTTTGCCCTACTGTGAGCATACCGCCGATAAATTCCGGTGTTCTGGTCAGCCGAATGCGGGGATGGCGGGCCATACCTATGTTAGCACATCTCATTAGTTTTTGATTGGTTTATATACCGTGTCGGTTGTCAACTGTTCTCTTTGGTGTGTCGGCCAGTGTTTAGCGCTGGATTGATGTGAATCTGTTGCCGCATTGATTGGCGATTGAGAACGGGGCACACGAAATGGCAACCCAATGTACCGGCGTTGCCATCACCCAACCGAGTGTCGGTATCTGGGCCTGGGACGGACCAGCGGATTCTTGCCCGTCCACACCGATTCGGCGGTATGGACCTGTCGGGCCTCCCCGAAGACTGGACGGTGTGGAACGAGACCGACGAGAAGCTCATCCTGGCGTACCGCCCGGATGTCTTCGACTCCGAGCAGTTTCCAGCGCCGTGTCTCCCGACCATCTATCTCACGCGCGGGAAACGAACCCGCCGCCCCGGCGCTGACCGGACTGGGGAGCGCTGGTATGTCACCTTCTACCTGGAGCCCGAAGTCGAGCGCGACGCCGATTCCTACGAGGGCCGCGACGCTGCCGTTGAGGGCGCTGTCGCACTCGCCACTCGGTTCGCCGACGGCGAACTGGACTACCGCTCGCTGTATCAGGTACCCCGCGAGGCGTATCTGGACAAACTGGACGACCTGACCGGTCGGACATGACGTTTTACCGTGGCGACGTTCTATAGTCCGGCATGACCACTGTCACGCTCGTCGGGACGCGCCTTGCCGAGGTCGGCGCGGAGTTCGTCTACCGCGGCGAAGCCAGCGGCTGTGCTGACTGTCCCTACCGCGACCAATGCCTCAATCTGACGACCGGAAACCGCTACCGGATCACCAACGTCCGACAGAGCGGGCAAACGCTAGACTGTGCCGTGCATGAAAACGGCGTTCGGGCCGTCGAGGTTGAGCCCGCACCGATTCAGGCCAACGTCCCCTCGAAGGGTGCGTACGCTGGGAGTAAGGCGTCGCTGCCGGGCCCCTGTCCGCACACCGAGTGCCCCAGCCACCCCTACTGTGAGCCTGCTGGGGCTGAATTTGATTCGGAGTATCGTATATCCGAGATTATTGGTGACCCGCCGCATGACTACTGTATGCTAGACCGGGATCTGACGTTGGTGGAGTTGGAAGCGGCTGAGGATAGTTGAGTTCAGCCAAGAGACGATGAGTGACCCCTCTTGCTGACGGCAGCGTTGCGTGCATAGCAGACATCGACTCGATGAAACCGTGCTGTCTAGAGGTAGACGCCGAACTGAGGAAGCCATAGTCTGGGGGCGGAGGCTGCGTGCGTCTGATTTTTCGACAGAATTACGGAGAAAATAATCCACAGTGGCACGGAAAAGCGTGTGAGGTACAGAGTCTGGATTTTCCAAAGGATGGGATGCTCGATAGTGAAACGATTACTCGGGGACTGTACATTGCGTTAAGCTACTGATCACCACGAACCGTCGGTGGCACGCCGATAGGCTGTTTCTGCTTGGTCGGTTACTGCGTCCCAGTCGTATCGTTGTGCCCGTTCAACGGGGTTCGTCGGTGGTCGTTTGCCACTTAGTGCGGCGTCGAGTGTCTCCGTCAGGGACTCAATCGTGGGATCGATGAGGAAGCCTGCGTCGTCGATGACTTCTTCTGCAGCCGAATCAGGATGGTCGGCAGCGATTACGGTACAGCCTGCGGCCATCGCTTCGACAAACGTGATACCGAACCCCTCGCGGGTGCTTGGAGAAGCAAAGACATCTGCAGCGCGCATGTGACTGAGAACGTCATCGTAGTCGTCAAGGAAGCCAAGGAATTCGACGTGGTTGACATGACACAGTGATTGCTGCTTTCTTTCGAGGTGTTCGCGTTCGGGACCGTCACCGACGATACCCAGCGTGGCGTCGTGCTCGCTGGCAACCTCGTCGAAGGCATTCAGAAGCACATCCACGTTCTTGTGTTCGATGAGTCTGCCCGCGAAAAGCACGTCGTAACCCTGTTCGGGGAGCGGGGCACTTCTGACCTGCTTGACATCGATGCCGTTCGGGACGACTTCGATGGTCTCCCGGGCAGGGCCGATAGCAGCGAGACGGTCGGCCGTGATGGACGATATCGCTACCGGACACTGAGGTGTGCGTGCGGTGACATGTTCGGTGAGGCTGCCGAACGGAGCGAGGTAACCGAGGTACTCCTCCCAGTAGTCGCCCCAGACCTCGTGCCACGTTGTCACGAGTGGCGTGTCCGTGCAGAAACTGGCGAGTTTCGTGGTGAGTACCGGGAAGTACGGGAAGACACTGGCGACGACGACATCGTGTTCGTCGCGGCGGAGGTGTCTGCGTAGCGGTGGGAGTGCGCGGGCCGCGAAATCTATGGCTTCCGTGATGGAACGCCGATCTCCGTCGTAAAGGTCGGCTTCAGGAGCGACTGCGCGCAGCGTCATCCCCTCGTGAGTGGTTTGTTTGGGGCCGTCCCAGAAGTGACGGCCATAGATGATAACGTCATGGCCCTTATCGGCGAGTCGGGTACCGATTTCGTGGATTCGTTTTTCAGCCCCACCGGTGACAAACGGGTAAACGACATTCGACACAAAGGCGATACTCATACTGCTCATACAACAGACCGGTAGATATTCTGATGTTCAAGAGCAATCTCTCTCATAGAATTGGCTTCCCTAAATTTCCCCATCTGTTCTATCAATTGGGAGCGTCGGTCTTTACCTTCGATATATCCTTGGATTTTGTTCGCTGCATCATTACTACCGGTGAAAACCTCTATACAACCCCATTCCTCCTGTAACGTTGTGAAATATTCGCAATCACTCGCTAGTACGGGAACTTCACGAGCTACGCAGTCGTTAAATACTCCACTTTGTGCTACTGTGTTCGTTACTCCACCTTGTTGCGTCTCCTGATAAGGGAGTATAATCAGGTCAGAAGCGATATATGCCATTTCATACTCATCATCGCTCAAGATTCCTGTCACTTGGAGATTCTCCGGTGCCTGCTCCATGATTTCCTCGATGTACTCATTGTGCCTGTCGCGCGGACTTCCCCCTGCAAGCAGAAACTCGTACTCCGGCAGTCGCTTGGCTAACGACACCATCATCTCACTCCCTTTACGAGGACTAACGTAACCGGGTTCCGTGATCACGATGTCTTGTTGATGATAACCCAATTTTTGCTTGGCTGCTTCAATTGTCAGGTCCTTGGCATCTGCTTCAGTTACTCCATGTGGTATCTGGCTCGTGTTCTGTACAGAGACCGACTTAGTGAACCGCCGCTCCGTTTGTGGAGACAAAAAGATAACGTGATCAGCAGTTTTTGCTAGAATTAAATTCAACATCTTCACATATACTACCTTCAAATTTTTAACGGGAGGAGTGACGAGGTCTTCGTTTATGACTTCGTGCATCGTGATAACCACAGATGTAGAATTAAATCGTGTGAGCAGATACAACAGTGGGAAAAATACTGCCGTGAATATTGAGAATCTTCCGAAGAGGACGTAATCGTACTGGACGTGAACAACGTCGTGATCGCCACTCCCCGCTGCGAGGGCGTTTTTGATGAATGGGATTGGATTTGAACTATCAACTGGAATGAACCGAGATTCGATTTTCACGAACTCCGCAAGTTGCTCTTTCAGGTCTCTTGTGTATTTCCCGACTCCGGAATTATCATCAGGGGGTGTTGAGACCAGACTTACTTTCACCATTTGGTATTAATCACTCTGTGTCGCACAAGTTCCAATATCATCTCAGTCATGAGTTATTATTTGGTGGATATATCAATTTACGACTAACTTCTCTCTCCTTTATCTTTGTAGTTTCCCAGTATACATTTACAAATTGCGGTTTATGTTTTCCAGAGTGTAATTACGAGTGTCAACTGAACTGTCTTGATCTACTTCGTTTAGACTAAGTAGGGCTTGTTCATACAGAGATTTAATGAAATTACTGGTGGTCTCTCACGAATATCCGCCATATATCCTCGGTGGCATTTCTTATCATCTGGAGAATTTATATAACGAAATTGCTGAGTTGGGACACGAAATCACAATAATTGCGGGTAAATGTATCGAATCAAAGAACAAAAATAAATATGGCACGAACAGTAATATAACAGTGGAGCGCCTTTTTTATCCATCGATACGTGGATACCATCTGCAATTTCCATCCTTAGTTTATAGAAAACTTAAAAATATAGATACAATGAAATATGATGTCTTATTAACTCATTTAGACTTGCCATTTAGTGTAAATATACCGAAGATCACAAAAAAGCACGATTGTAGACATATTTCTCGAAGGTTTATGAAGAGAGAACAGTCTAAACCTGTAAACTTATTAGATAAACTCATAAATCCAACAAGACAGTGGGTTTCTCAAAAATCGCTTAAAACTTCTGACCATATTGTTTATAATAGTAGTCTCACAAAGAAATTGTGGGAAGATAAATATCCAATCGAGTGCTCGACAAATGTCATCTATAATGGGGTGGATACTGATGTCTTCGAACCTAAAACTAAAGAAGATGTAGAAAGCGATTATTTATTATTCGTCGGAAATGAAGAAAGAAAGGGGAAATCAAAAATAATAGACTTTTCGGAGTCATCTGAATATCCGATATATATCGTTGGTCCCGATGACATCGATGCACCGAATATTAAAGCATTGGGAAGATTGTCGCAAAGGAATCTCGCTAAGTATTATCGCAATGCGATTGCAACTCTCCATCCTGCCAATTTTGAAGCATTCGGTAATGTAATTCTCGAATCATTAGCCTGTGGAACTCCTGTAGTCGTTAGTGATAATTGTGGTGCCGCTGAAATTATAGATGATAGCTGTGGGAGGATTACTGAAGATTTACATACTGGGGTTGAGGAAGTTAAAAACTTAGATCAAGATAATTGCGTTAAAATTGCGGAGAGTTATTCTTGGGAGAATGTAGCAAAAGAAACGATAGCGAGTGTAAATAAATGTTCCCATAGGTGAATCATAACTTTTCATTTTCCAGCCGCTAAGTGTAGACGAACTCATTCAGATGCCTATGAAATTTCATGTCGGTTTCTGCGCAGTACACTAAATACAATCAAAGGTAACTATAGCCGAACTATTCATCTGTAGGACTCGGAGTCTGCGCTATTAGCTGATATCAAATATAGATTGTCAGTGAAATTAGGCGCTCAAAACAGATTCGACCTGTTAGATAAGTCGATCAAAAGGCGTTAATTACTACGGTTCATTGATGGCTCGTTTCAACCTAGCGAACTTCGAGGCGTTCGGAAAGTATTCTTAAATCACTCGTATGTGGTCTCTCGGTCGGTAACAGAACGGTTCGGCTGCTTTCGCGTAATCCGTGAGCGAGAAAATTGCCCCGACCACGTGGAACGAGTCAGGACGATTGCAAAGGACGGTACTATAGTAAACTTCACCGACAAGTCTGGAGAGCAATATCGTTCGAGTCGAACACAATAGATTCATTCATTGGACGGGGGTCTCCCGACTCCTTTCGCCAAGACTTCAGTTGGCAATCAGCAAATTCATTGTTCGTATAAGAGATGAATTCTATACCGTTTGAAACCCATAGCCCGCTCTCATAGGCGATGATAGGCCCATCCGTATATTGGCCCGCCCAGGCCGACGCTTCAAACTGGGCAGGGGTATAATGTCCCTCTCCAGTAGTTGTTGTGTCGATATCGGAGTACATAACGACAGGAGGTATTGCGGCCAGTTGTGTCGCTACAATGAAGATGGAGGCCAAAATGACCACATAATGCCGTTTGGGTTTTTTCAACCACAGGACTGGGGTAGCCACTCCAATCAATAGGAAAAACCAGTGGATAAGAAGACGACCAGGATCAAGCGGGATCAAGCGGCCAGCAAATAGTGTTACCGCATATACTCCACCAATAACACCAGCAGCTGCTGACCATCCAAGCACCCAATCGGACTGAGATCTTCGGTTTAGAACCCGATAGGCGACCAGCAAACAAAGTCCAGCGATTGCCAAGATCGACATTCTTGATATAAGTTTGAGTTGAGTCAGTACTGGAGAGGACACCCCTCCTTTTACGGCAAGGGTGTCACCCATTATCAGTCCCTTGACTAGATATACAACAAGACCCGAGGTAGTTTGGCTGCCACCCCAAATTAGCAACCAACACAAGAGCAGCGATGCCAACGAGGTCGGCAGAAACAATTTCGGTGGCTTGGATGTCGGCTGGAGACGGCGCAGAGGCTGCTTTTGCAGGAGAAGGGGAATAAACAGCCAGAATCCAAGAATCAGGAGTAATAACAGGGAGAATACGTGGTGAGTCAGGACGAGTACCAGCAAAAAAAGTAGGAGGAGATATCTCTGCCGCCTATCACCAAGTGTGAATAACACGAGCAGAACGACTGCAAACAACGGTACAGCCAGGAATTCGTCGATGAACTTGATCTCAAACAAATAAATCAGACGAACGCTTGAGAAAAGGGTAGCCGCAACAAATGCGACTCGATCAGCGTAAACGCGGCGGAATGCTAAATAGATGATAGGAATAGCCGTTAAAGAGAGCAGCGGAATGTACTTCGCCAGCGGATTGGGGCCCAAACCCAGAACGGCTTCCATGGCTGAATAGAAAGCATACATACCAGGGAAGGAGAGTTCCGATAACATTTGACTAATCGCCCCGTGCTGAAACTGCGACAACGCAGGTAATGTGTGGATGTACGGATCGTGCCCGTACAATCCAAGTTCAACTGGATCGAGGACTAACAAAGATGGGAGGAGAGGAGTCGCAACAAGCAATCCTAATTTGGATGGAGTTGAGAGGAGCCCATAGCAAATTGCGGTGATTGGGATGATATATAATAGAATTATCAGAACGTAATTAATCGCCGTACTATCTGGGCGAACAATCCCAAATCCAAATGTCGCTCCAAGAGTCCACAGAAGGGAATAAACAATGAGTACCGACTTCTCCGCTCTGTTCATGTAAGTAATGTCTCACCGTCTCACCTGTCATAAGTGCTTCTAATTTTGCGGCTAATAATCACCGATTCATAGATGATAGTGAACAAATCAAGCTTCCGTTACATAACCCAGGCGAAATGAAAGATGGTATAAATGACTAAGTCGAGGTATTGAATATGACTGTCGAGGGGTTGATGAAAGTTGCTTCCCCGTTTTATAACAAATTCCGGGAATTAAGGGCGAACATACAGCATAGACCCCCCAGAGTAAATGTGAATCGGCGTTCTGACGCACCCGACCACGTACTCATCATTATCGTAGATGCGCTTCGACCGGACCAGGTGCCAGATATTGATGGTTTTTCCACGTCAGAAGTGATAACTCCCGGTACATGGACCTATCCGGCAGTTACCAGCATCCATTCGGGCGAATACCCACATGAACACGGAGCTGTAGTTCACACGAACTCGGAAGATGAGACGTTCGCCACGCCAGAGCAGGCCCAGCCGGAGCATACGATTCCAGAGATTGCCGAGGCCGCTGGGTACGACACTTATGGCGGATTCGCCTTCGTCCAACCGTTTTTAGCAACAGAAACTTGGTACCAGACCCACAGAGTGTTCCAAGATTCGAAAGCATCCACGGTTCTTGAAGATTACCGAAAGTGGCGTACAGGGCGGGAATTAACATTTGGATACGTTCATCTCAGCGACCTCCATATCCCCGTCAACCCCCCAGACGAATATATCGAGAAATTTAACGTCAACACCGATATCTATGATCTTGATGGATTTGGGGGCTATATGGATAATTACGATCCGGATGATTCAGAGGCGGTCCATTTCCGGAAACACAGGCTAAGATTATCATCCGCTGCATTCGATTACGTCACTGACTGCATCCAATCACTATGTGACGAGATAATGTCAGATACTCTAATCACAGTAACTGGCGACCATGGTGAAGCGCTTTACGAACATCCAGAGGTGGACCGGAAATTCACCGACTCGCGGCCAAATTACGGTGTTGGGCATGGAGGTACTCCATTTGATAAAGTAGCACGTGTCCCAGTCGCGGTTTCGGACGACCGTATTTGTCCAATCGGTGGCGTGGGGAGTCATGTTGATCTAGCACCTACTCTCGCAAATGAAATCATCGGAGATAACCCATTTACCAAGTGCGAGTGGCAGGATGAGATCCCAAATGACCGTATAGCCATCTGTGAGGCTTCCAGATATGGCGCTGAACGAAAAGCAGCCTACATGGAGATGAATAAGATTATTTGTTCAAAAAAGGACGACGTTACGTTGACAGGTGTAGTCGAACACGACGGAGAGAATTTTAAACCAATACCAGAGGAAAAACGAGAAGCGCTGGTTGAATCTTTGCCAGACTTCTGGGACATATCTGACTCCCCAGTGGCAGAGAATCGGCTTATCGAAGACCAGCTCAAAGCACTGGGGTACAAGTGATAGGTCCTGTTCGGAGAGATCACATTATTGCGTTTGCATTATCCGAAGTCTGGACTACCCCTAGAATGGAAAAGTTCCCCAAGGGTAATATATTTTAGATACCGCTTCAAAACGCGGGTATGCGTGTTCTCATCGTTACTCCCGACTATCCGCCACCACCTGGGGGAATACAGACTTTGGTCCAGAATCTCGAAGAGGGGCTTAAAAATGTCGGCCACACACCAAACATCGTTCAGATAGACCCACGGGAATACAGCTCGACTCTCGAAGATGCGATACCGACACGACGGACGCTTGATGCGATTAAGATACGCGCTCCACATTTCTATCGATATTTCAATACCGTGCACCGTCGGACATGTGAAGCCATTGAGGAACACAACCCGGATGTCGTTCATGCTGCACATATCCGGGTTTGGCCAGCACTACAGGCCGCAACTGAACACGGACTCCCTTCAGTGGTGACTGCACATGCCCTCGAATTAGGGGATAGGCCGCTCGCTTCAGTTGCGTTTGAGGAGGCGACAGCAGTCCACGCTGTGAGTGAGTTCACCGGCTCGGTGATCGAACACGACCATGGCATCTCTCCAGACGAAATCATTCATCCGTCGATAGACATCGATTGTTATGCACCCTCTGACGATGGTTCAGGCATCGGTACGGACAGTATTTTCACTATCTCAAGACTTGTGGGGCGAAAAAATATTGATACAATAGTGGACGCGTGGAAACGACTTGACCACGAGAGGAGAGGGGATCGTACCCTCGATATCGCTGGGACTGGTCCGGACTACGACACACTGGAGGCAATGACAGAAGATATAGACAGTGTCCGAATGCTCGGCCGAATTAGCGAATCCAGGAAGATAGAGCGGCTACAGAACGCTGACCTGTTTGTCTTACCAGCAGGCGGGGTGAATTACGATGTCGAAGGGTTCGGAATTGTATACATTGAGGCCCAAGCAGCCGGCACACCAGTCATCGGATCATCAGTCGGTGGCGTGCCCGAGGCGGTCGGTGACGGTGGAATGCTGCTCAACGACGAAACGAACCCCGATGAACTCGCAGTGAAAATCGCCGATTTCCTCTCAAACAGCGAGAAACTTGAACAGTACTCTGCAGAGGCTCAGCGCAGAGTTGAGGCGTTCGATCTTAACCCAATTGCTGTACAGTATGTTGACTTATACGAACATATCTTGTAGTTTCAGGCCACTCATTATTTGACATCTACGGAGTTGCTTTCACTCGCCGGATTTTGCGACGTTCTCACAATCGTTATACGATTCTACGCCGACCATTCAAATATGCAAGGAAGCAGAAAAATTCTCAAGGGTATCAAAAACCCAGAGGCTATTCCACCCGCCGTCAAACAGGTAATAAAAAGAAATATCCCTCACGACGTGGGAGTACAGGGAAGCTACCGCACGGGGAATATCGGGGACCGGGCACTTGGCGAGATATTCAAATCGAATCTGAAAACCAACGGGTATCGAACATATCTCTTCGACAAGAATATTCAACAGAGCAATACTTCAATTCGAATCTTAGGGGGGGGAGGTGTTCTCCATGATTGGTACGGCACAGAACATTTGCAGAAACGACTCAACTATGTGATAAGCGGTGAGCGTGGATTCATCATCGGAGTTGGTGCGCCAGGCTTTCACTCTGAGACAGCTCGCTCTCTTATCTCGGAGATGCTGCCCCAGATAGAGATGATAACAGTCCGTGATGAACGGGCAAAAAACAATATCCAGCGTATTTGTGATGTTGATGTAACTGTAACTGCTTGCCCGGCATTCCTTTATGATGATCCAAATCTGGAAACGTCAGAGAAAACAGGTGTAAATTTTAGACCGTATTTTGACGAAAAGGAAGATATGTCGGACGAGGTCTTGAAGAATTATTTCGGATACGAAGACCTGAAGAAGGCGACAGAACGGTACATCGCTAACGCACGGAACATCTGCGGTCAACTCGAAAATCCGGTATTCATTCCATTTCAGGCGGGAGATGAGGAGTTTGCTCGCAAGTACTTGGATATCCCTATCCTTGAGCATAAGTTCTCGGTCAAAGAGACACTCAATCGTATTAGCCGCATGAAACGAATGGTTACAACACGCTACCACTCGCTAGTCTTTGCGGCTACTTGTGGAAAACCCGTCCTACCCTTAGCTTATGAGCCGAAGGTA includes:
- a CDS encoding glycosyltransferase family 4 protein — translated: MSIAFVSNVVYPFVTGGAEKRIHEIGTRLADKGHDVIIYGRHFWDGPKQTTHEGMTLRAVAPEADLYDGDRRSITEAIDFAARALPPLRRHLRRDEHDVVVASVFPYFPVLTTKLASFCTDTPLVTTWHEVWGDYWEEYLGYLAPFGSLTEHVTARTPQCPVAISSITADRLAAIGPARETIEVVPNGIDVKQVRSAPLPEQGYDVLFAGRLIEHKNVDVLLNAFDEVASEHDATLGIVGDGPEREHLERKQQSLCHVNHVEFLGFLDDYDDVLSHMRAADVFASPSTREGFGITFVEAMAAGCTVIAADHPDSAAEEVIDDAGFLIDPTIESLTETLDAALSGKRPPTNPVERAQRYDWDAVTDQAETAYRRATDGSW
- a CDS encoding glycosyltransferase family 4 protein; this translates as MRVLIVTPDYPPPPGGIQTLVQNLEEGLKNVGHTPNIVQIDPREYSSTLEDAIPTRRTLDAIKIRAPHFYRYFNTVHRRTCEAIEEHNPDVVHAAHIRVWPALQAATEHGLPSVVTAHALELGDRPLASVAFEEATAVHAVSEFTGSVIEHDHGISPDEIIHPSIDIDCYAPSDDGSGIGTDSIFTISRLVGRKNIDTIVDAWKRLDHERRGDRTLDIAGTGPDYDTLEAMTEDIDSVRMLGRISESRKIERLQNADLFVLPAGGVNYDVEGFGIVYIEAQAAGTPVIGSSVGGVPEAVGDGGMLLNDETNPDELAVKIADFLSNSEKLEQYSAEAQRRVEAFDLNPIAVQYVDLYEHIL
- a CDS encoding glycosyltransferase family 4 protein; the encoded protein is MVSHEYPPYILGGISYHLENLYNEIAELGHEITIIAGKCIESKNKNKYGTNSNITVERLFYPSIRGYHLQFPSLVYRKLKNIDTMKYDVLLTHLDLPFSVNIPKITKKHDCRHISRRFMKREQSKPVNLLDKLINPTRQWVSQKSLKTSDHIVYNSSLTKKLWEDKYPIECSTNVIYNGVDTDVFEPKTKEDVESDYLLFVGNEERKGKSKIIDFSESSEYPIYIVGPDDIDAPNIKALGRLSQRNLAKYYRNAIATLHPANFEAFGNVILESLACGTPVVVSDNCGAAEIIDDSCGRITEDLHTGVEEVKNLDQDNCVKIAESYSWENVAKETIASVNKCSHR
- a CDS encoding sulfatase-like hydrolase/transferase, with the protein product MTVEGLMKVASPFYNKFRELRANIQHRPPRVNVNRRSDAPDHVLIIIVDALRPDQVPDIDGFSTSEVITPGTWTYPAVTSIHSGEYPHEHGAVVHTNSEDETFATPEQAQPEHTIPEIAEAAGYDTYGGFAFVQPFLATETWYQTHRVFQDSKASTVLEDYRKWRTGRELTFGYVHLSDLHIPVNPPDEYIEKFNVNTDIYDLDGFGGYMDNYDPDDSEAVHFRKHRLRLSSAAFDYVTDCIQSLCDEIMSDTLITVTGDHGEALYEHPEVDRKFTDSRPNYGVGHGGTPFDKVARVPVAVSDDRICPIGGVGSHVDLAPTLANEIIGDNPFTKCEWQDEIPNDRIAICEASRYGAERKAAYMEMNKIICSKKDDVTLTGVVEHDGENFKPIPEEKREALVESLPDFWDISDSPVAENRLIEDQLKALGYK
- a CDS encoding polysaccharide pyruvyl transferase family protein, whose protein sequence is MQGSRKILKGIKNPEAIPPAVKQVIKRNIPHDVGVQGSYRTGNIGDRALGEIFKSNLKTNGYRTYLFDKNIQQSNTSIRILGGGGVLHDWYGTEHLQKRLNYVISGERGFIIGVGAPGFHSETARSLISEMLPQIEMITVRDERAKNNIQRICDVDVTVTACPAFLYDDPNLETSEKTGVNFRPYFDEKEDMSDEVLKNYFGYEDLKKATERYIANARNICGQLENPVFIPFQAGDEEFARKYLDIPILEHKFSVKETLNRISRMKRMVTTRYHSLVFAATCGKPVLPLAYEPKVEAIANRLDVPAYKPHKEISFEFTPVSNVNSIRKSARQNFELLYEHLE
- a CDS encoding UPF0179 family protein — protein: MTTVTLVGTRLAEVGAEFVYRGEASGCADCPYRDQCLNLTTGNRYRITNVRQSGQTLDCAVHENGVRAVEVEPAPIQANVPSKGAYAGSKASLPGPCPHTECPSHPYCEPAGAEFDSEYRISEIIGDPPHDYCMLDRDLTLVELEAAEDS
- a CDS encoding DUF5820 family protein, with the translated sequence MDLSGLPEDWTVWNETDEKLILAYRPDVFDSEQFPAPCLPTIYLTRGKRTRRPGADRTGERWYVTFYLEPEVERDADSYEGRDAAVEGAVALATRFADGELDYRSLYQVPREAYLDKLDDLTGRT